The Flavobacteriaceae bacterium 3519-10 genome includes a window with the following:
- a CDS encoding DNA recombination and repair protein RecO yields MMQNQVCFLLSYIKYGDNDAVLHCFSKDAGYQSFFARGIYSARNKKKAYLFPLNQIGITVVPRRNSGGIPTISKIEMVSQDYDFADVKVNTVLLFVADFLNQVLREETHHSNTYSEIGRFLNALYSGDLGAYTAFIFKILSCQGLSPLPGDGNYLDPESGTFSASQTHSFFTEEISAVWKQLASAADIYDVALKRPLRRSFLDSLMLYYKFHVTGFSEPNSLEIIHQVYE; encoded by the coding sequence TTGATGCAAAACCAAGTCTGCTTTCTTCTTTCGTACATTAAATATGGCGATAACGATGCTGTGCTGCACTGTTTTTCAAAGGACGCAGGTTACCAAAGTTTTTTTGCCAGAGGCATCTATTCCGCTAGAAACAAAAAGAAAGCCTACCTGTTTCCATTAAATCAAATCGGTATTACGGTGGTTCCGCGAAGAAATTCGGGTGGGATTCCGACTATTTCAAAAATTGAAATGGTTTCCCAGGATTACGATTTTGCAGACGTGAAAGTAAATACGGTATTACTGTTCGTAGCCGATTTTCTTAATCAGGTTCTTCGCGAAGAAACGCACCACAGCAACACATATTCGGAAATCGGGCGGTTTTTAAATGCTCTGTATTCGGGCGATTTGGGCGCTTACACGGCTTTTATATTTAAAATTTTGTCCTGTCAGGGTCTTTCGCCACTGCCCGGAGATGGTAATTATCTGGATCCGGAGTCGGGTACTTTTTCAGCATCACAAACGCATTCTTTTTTCACTGAAGAAATCTCGGCGGTGTGGAAGCAGCTTGCTTCAGCCGCGGATATCTATGATGTTGCGTTAAAAAGGCCGCTGCGACGTTCGTTTCTCGATTCGTTAATGCTGTATTATAAGTTTCACGTTACAGGTTTTTCCGAGCCTAATTCTTTGGAAATCATCCATCAGGTTTATGAATAA
- a CDS encoding Ribosome-associated heat shock protein, whose product MRIDKFLWCVRFYKTRSIAAAEIKKNRISVGNNVAKSSKEVTLGDVIKIRKNQIDYQIKVLQIPKSRMGPKLVPLHIEDKTDKEQYEILKLRNLNQDYYRNRGEGRPTKKDRRSMDDFIDGDGGNNESDIADDSSWELFFSDVDDHSED is encoded by the coding sequence ATGAGAATCGATAAATTTTTATGGTGCGTACGCTTTTACAAAACCCGCAGCATTGCGGCGGCAGAAATTAAAAAGAACAGGATTTCTGTAGGGAATAATGTGGCTAAATCGTCTAAAGAAGTAACGCTTGGAGATGTGATAAAGATTAGGAAAAACCAAATCGACTATCAGATCAAAGTGCTGCAGATCCCCAAAAGCAGGATGGGTCCTAAGCTCGTACCGCTTCACATTGAAGATAAAACCGATAAGGAACAGTATGAAATCCTCAAGCTCCGCAACCTGAATCAGGATTATTACCGCAACCGAGGGGAGGGCCGGCCTACAAAGAAAGACCGCCGAAGCATGGACGATTTCATTGACGGTGACGGAGGAAATAATGAGTCCGATATTGCCGACGACAGCAGCTGGGAATTATTCTTCAGCGATGTTGATGATCACTCAGAAGACTAA
- a CDS encoding Shikimate kinase I: MIISLVGYMGSGKSHVAKVLSQKLQLKIIDLDKEISLKNKLSIPEIFAQKGEIYFRKQEKETLEQILASNTSGILSVGGGTPCFYNNMETITQHSESFFLRTSVNTLATRLIPQKNKRPLIAHIQDDDLPEFIAKHLFERNAFYGKAKFTIDTDGKNAEQVADEIWARL; this comes from the coding sequence ATGATAATTTCACTCGTCGGGTACATGGGCAGCGGTAAATCTCACGTAGCCAAAGTTTTGAGCCAGAAACTACAGTTAAAAATAATTGATCTGGATAAAGAAATTTCACTCAAAAATAAATTATCCATCCCCGAGATCTTTGCGCAAAAGGGAGAAATCTATTTCAGGAAGCAGGAAAAGGAAACTTTAGAACAGATTTTGGCGTCAAACACAAGCGGAATTTTGAGTGTAGGCGGTGGCACGCCGTGTTTCTACAATAATATGGAGACTATTACGCAACATTCTGAAAGTTTTTTCCTCAGAACCTCGGTCAACACACTTGCAACAAGGCTGATTCCACAGAAAAACAAAAGGCCGCTCATAGCACATATTCAGGATGATGATCTGCCCGAGTTCATCGCAAAGCATCTTTTTGAACGTAACGCGTTTTACGGAAAAGCAAAGTTCACGATTGATACCGACGGTAAAAATGCTGAACAGGTTGCAGACGAAATCTGGGCGCGGCTTTAG
- a CDS encoding Pantoate--beta-alanine ligase, protein MKIFKRSKEIQDFVERHKEMGKKVGFAPTMGALHAGHLSLYKAARKENDLVISSIFVNPTQFNNASDLEKYPRDVKTDIQVLEKSGLVDAVYIPEVADIYPDGLTSKSYDFGGIENEMEGKFRPGHFNGVGTVVEELFRQIKPNNAYFGEKDYQQLAVIKRLVALNESGIHIHGVPIFREMNGLAMSSRNQRLSEEQKTASTIIYKTLQKVNDWFRIITIPEINLRVKQIFEAENGMELEYFEIADEETLKETDFFYKDHNYRAFIVVNVGEIRLIDNLHLD, encoded by the coding sequence ATGAAAATATTTAAACGCAGCAAGGAAATACAGGATTTTGTTGAGAGACACAAGGAAATGGGCAAGAAAGTCGGCTTTGCACCTACGATGGGCGCGCTACATGCTGGGCACCTCTCGCTTTACAAGGCTGCCCGAAAGGAAAACGACCTCGTGATATCATCCATTTTCGTGAATCCCACGCAGTTTAATAATGCATCAGACCTCGAAAAATATCCCCGCGATGTGAAAACCGACATCCAGGTTTTAGAAAAGTCGGGATTAGTAGATGCTGTGTATATTCCTGAAGTTGCCGATATCTACCCTGACGGTCTGACAAGCAAAAGCTACGATTTCGGCGGAATCGAAAATGAGATGGAAGGCAAGTTCCGGCCCGGACATTTTAACGGTGTGGGAACCGTTGTGGAAGAGCTTTTCCGGCAAATCAAACCCAACAATGCCTATTTTGGTGAGAAAGATTATCAGCAGCTGGCTGTCATCAAAAGACTTGTCGCACTGAATGAATCAGGAATCCACATCCACGGCGTTCCGATTTTCCGCGAAATGAACGGGCTCGCGATGAGTTCCAGAAACCAAAGGCTGAGTGAAGAGCAGAAAACCGCTTCGACGATTATTTATAAAACGTTACAGAAAGTGAACGACTGGTTCAGGATCATCACAATACCCGAAATCAATCTCCGTGTAAAACAGATTTTCGAGGCTGAAAACGGGATGGAACTTGAATATTTCGAAATTGCGGATGAAGAAACTTTGAAGGAGACCGATTTTTTCTACAAAGACCACAACTACCGTGCTTTTATCGTAGTGAATGTGGGCGAAATCAGGCTGATTGACAACCTGCATTTAGACTAA
- a CDS encoding glycogen synthase-like protein, which produces MHDRIFCSLYRRTIELMPNQKILYVTTEMFPYQEDSNIGVTVNKMSLKMHQQGNDVRVFMPRFGQISERKFQLHEVIRLSGMNIIINDLDQPLIIKVASLPGERLQVYFIDNDEYFKRKQFYVDDEGQPFADNDERAIFFARGVIETIKKLNWVPDVIHLNGWMASFIPLYLKTFYKNDSYFKDSKIVLSVYNEEDSELDPSVENKLKFDNITSLKAFTKPSFRQFVIESMDLVDVVVKGDEFLQESLEEAFNNTKTQKSDVLGAESIETLY; this is translated from the coding sequence TTGCACGACAGAATTTTCTGCTCATTATATAGAAGAACGATAGAACTTATGCCGAACCAAAAAATATTGTACGTGACCACCGAAATGTTTCCATATCAGGAAGACAGCAACATCGGGGTAACGGTGAATAAAATGTCGCTGAAAATGCATCAACAGGGTAACGATGTAAGGGTTTTTATGCCGAGATTCGGACAGATCAGCGAGCGGAAATTTCAGCTGCATGAGGTGATACGCCTTTCCGGGATGAATATCATCATCAATGATCTGGACCAGCCACTCATCATCAAAGTAGCTTCACTGCCGGGCGAGAGACTTCAGGTTTATTTCATCGATAACGACGAGTATTTCAAAAGAAAACAGTTCTATGTTGACGACGAAGGACAACCTTTTGCCGATAACGACGAGCGCGCTATTTTCTTTGCGAGAGGGGTTATCGAAACCATTAAAAAACTCAACTGGGTACCGGATGTTATTCACCTTAACGGCTGGATGGCTTCTTTCATCCCATTGTATCTGAAGACTTTCTACAAGAACGATTCTTATTTCAAAGATTCTAAAATTGTGCTTTCTGTGTACAACGAAGAAGATTCCGAACTGGATCCGTCAGTTGAAAATAAACTTAAATTCGACAATATTACCTCCCTGAAAGCGTTTACTAAACCAAGTTTCAGACAGTTTGTGATCGAAAGTATGGATCTGGTGGATGTAGTGGTGAAGGGCGACGAGTTTCTTCAGGAATCACTGGAAGAGGCTTTTAACAATACCAAAACGCAAAAATCCGACGTTCTGGGCGCAGAATCAATCGAAACTTTATACTAA
- a CDS encoding Glucosamine--fructose-6-phosphate aminotransferase (isomerizing), whose translation MCGIVGYTGFQDAYEVVINGLRRLEYRGYDSAGIVLDSESQPFQVAKTKGKVDDLVAISEDLRGKANVAMGHTRWATHGVPSDRNSHPHVSNNAKIALVHNGIIENYDTIKIMLTEKGFIFHSETDTEILVNLIQYFMDTNAELDFPTAVRFALNEVYGAYAITVMHDDFPGVLVVARLGSPLAIGLGNKEYFIASDASPFVAFTKEAVYLEEGHMATISLENGVDIRNIIDNLKIIPEVQELKLSLEQIEKGGYEHFMLKEIFEQPKSIHDTLRGRLLVDEGIIKMAGIWDHLDRISQAQKITIIACGTSWHAGLIGEYLIEEFARIPVEVEYASEFRYRNPIITEKDVVIAISQSGETADTMAAIKLAKEKGAFIYGICNVVDSSISRVTDAGSYTHAGPEIGVASTKAFTAQLTILSLIALKLGKHNGHLSNQEFMKLITELDALPKKVQEVLESTHEITQEIAKQFIDAQNFLYLGRGYNFPAALEGALKLKEISYIHAEGYPAAEMKHGPIALIDENMPIVIIAPKQGHYDKIVSNVQEIKARKGKIIALVNKGDTQVSSVADYVIEFPETSECFSPIVASVPLQLLAYYIAVYRGANVDQPRNLAKSVTVE comes from the coding sequence ATGTGTGGAATCGTAGGATATACAGGTTTTCAGGACGCTTATGAGGTGGTTATAAATGGCCTTAGAAGATTAGAATATAGAGGTTACGACAGTGCCGGTATTGTTTTGGACAGCGAAAGCCAGCCTTTTCAGGTTGCCAAAACCAAAGGGAAAGTGGACGATCTGGTAGCTATTTCAGAAGATCTGAGAGGAAAAGCCAACGTCGCAATGGGCCACACCAGATGGGCTACCCACGGCGTGCCGAGCGACCGCAACTCACATCCGCATGTATCAAATAACGCTAAGATCGCGCTCGTGCATAACGGAATCATTGAGAATTATGATACCATCAAGATTATGCTAACTGAGAAAGGTTTTATCTTTCATTCGGAAACCGACACTGAGATTCTGGTAAACCTGATCCAGTATTTCATGGATACCAACGCTGAATTAGATTTCCCCACTGCAGTTAGATTTGCATTGAACGAAGTGTATGGCGCCTACGCGATTACTGTGATGCACGACGATTTTCCGGGCGTATTAGTGGTAGCGCGTTTGGGTTCGCCACTTGCAATCGGCCTTGGAAACAAAGAATATTTTATCGCATCCGACGCAAGCCCTTTTGTTGCATTTACCAAAGAGGCGGTTTATCTGGAGGAAGGCCACATGGCAACAATTTCTCTTGAAAACGGTGTGGATATCCGTAATATCATAGACAATTTAAAGATTATACCTGAAGTTCAGGAACTTAAATTGAGTTTAGAGCAGATTGAAAAAGGCGGTTATGAGCATTTTATGCTTAAAGAAATCTTCGAGCAGCCAAAATCAATTCACGATACTTTAAGAGGAAGACTTTTGGTGGATGAAGGCATCATTAAGATGGCCGGAATCTGGGATCATCTTGACAGAATTAGTCAGGCGCAAAAAATTACAATTATCGCTTGTGGAACTTCCTGGCATGCAGGATTAATTGGTGAATATCTTATCGAAGAATTTGCAAGAATTCCTGTTGAGGTAGAATATGCCTCCGAATTCAGATACAGAAATCCGATTATTACTGAAAAAGATGTAGTAATCGCGATCTCCCAGTCTGGTGAAACCGCTGATACAATGGCGGCGATTAAACTGGCTAAAGAAAAAGGCGCCTTCATCTACGGCATCTGCAACGTTGTAGATTCATCTATTTCGAGGGTAACCGATGCGGGTTCATACACGCACGCAGGTCCGGAAATCGGTGTTGCGTCTACCAAAGCATTTACCGCACAGCTTACCATTCTATCGCTGATTGCATTAAAACTAGGCAAACATAACGGACATCTGAGCAATCAGGAGTTCATGAAGTTGATTACCGAGCTTGATGCGTTGCCTAAAAAGGTTCAGGAAGTTCTCGAAAGCACGCACGAAATCACTCAAGAGATCGCAAAACAGTTTATTGATGCGCAAAACTTCCTTTATTTAGGTCGTGGCTACAACTTCCCGGCAGCTCTTGAAGGTGCACTTAAGCTAAAAGAAATTTCATACATCCACGCTGAAGGTTATCCGGCAGCTGAAATGAAACACGGACCGATTGCATTGATCGATGAAAATATGCCGATCGTTATTATTGCTCCTAAACAGGGCCATTACGACAAAATTGTGAGCAATGTCCAGGAAATTAAGGCAAGAAAAGGGAAAATTATTGCTTTAGTTAACAAAGGTGACACTCAAGTTTCTTCGGTTGCAGATTATGTGATCGAGTTTCCTGAGACCAGCGAGTGTTTCTCACCAATCGTCGCTTCAGTACCATTGCAGTTGTTAGCCTACTATATCGCAGTTTATCGCGGTGCGAATGTAGACCAACCGAGAAATCTGGCAAAATCTGTTACGGTAGAATAA
- a CDS encoding GldJ, whose amino-acid sequence MKRIFLIILSASVVISCSKGGGASAGKPGMKGELVPKGKAKSFVAERPYGMVAIPAGSYVMGLADQDFTNTPEKATLKTVTVSSFFMDETEITNAEYRVFINYVRDSVARSLLAEAAGDGGSDGDGTSIGDFAYASKKAGEDKTAYQEFMESQGGRDGYDESKKLDWSVPLQWRTSDYPDAQYAEILESMYIPPAERINNERIIDSRKLLYAYNWEDIESAVKDKSRGAKYLKKESIAVYPDTTVWIRDFNYAYNEPLYDGYFWHSAYKNYPVVGVTWDQARAYCNFKSKLKSDYNESLKKKKQKPMAFRLPTEAEWEYAARGGRENATYPWGGPYLQDDRGCYLANFKPKRGNYIEDEKKGTYTYTAPVKQFEKNGFGLFDMAGNVAEWTESPYNNATYQFASTLNPNLSNVAYREVRKSVRGGSWKDVGYLLMNGARDYERKDSARSFIGFRTVQDIPEGTAKFKKRTN is encoded by the coding sequence ATGAAAAGAATATTTCTTATAATATTATCAGCATCTGTTGTTATATCCTGTTCTAAAGGGGGCGGCGCCAGTGCAGGCAAACCCGGTATGAAAGGAGAATTGGTACCTAAAGGCAAAGCAAAATCCTTTGTTGCCGAACGTCCTTATGGCATGGTTGCTATTCCTGCAGGCTCGTATGTAATGGGTTTGGCCGATCAGGATTTCACCAACACTCCCGAAAAAGCTACACTAAAGACAGTGACTGTTTCTTCATTTTTCATGGATGAAACCGAAATTACAAATGCTGAATACCGCGTATTCATCAATTACGTGAGAGATTCGGTTGCCCGCTCGTTGCTGGCTGAAGCTGCTGGAGACGGTGGTTCTGATGGTGACGGAACTTCAATCGGAGATTTTGCTTATGCTTCTAAAAAAGCAGGTGAAGACAAAACTGCCTATCAGGAATTCATGGAGTCGCAAGGCGGCCGCGATGGTTACGACGAATCTAAGAAGTTAGACTGGTCTGTGCCGTTACAGTGGAGAACATCAGATTATCCTGATGCGCAATATGCTGAAATATTGGAATCGATGTATATTCCGCCTGCGGAAAGAATCAATAACGAAAGAATCATCGACAGCCGTAAACTTCTGTATGCTTACAACTGGGAGGATATTGAGTCTGCTGTTAAAGATAAATCACGCGGTGCTAAGTATCTGAAGAAAGAAAGTATTGCGGTATATCCGGACACTACTGTTTGGATCCGCGATTTCAATTATGCCTATAATGAGCCCTTATACGACGGGTATTTCTGGCACAGTGCTTACAAAAACTATCCGGTAGTTGGTGTAACCTGGGATCAGGCACGTGCTTACTGTAACTTTAAATCTAAGTTGAAATCCGATTATAACGAATCGCTTAAAAAGAAAAAGCAGAAACCGATGGCTTTCCGTCTTCCGACTGAAGCTGAGTGGGAATATGCTGCAAGAGGTGGCAGAGAAAACGCGACCTATCCTTGGGGTGGCCCTTATCTGCAGGATGACAGAGGTTGCTACTTAGCCAACTTCAAACCGAAAAGAGGTAATTATATCGAGGACGAGAAAAAAGGAACTTATACTTATACTGCTCCTGTAAAACAGTTCGAGAAAAACGGCTTTGGTCTTTTTGACATGGCAGGAAATGTAGCTGAATGGACCGAGTCTCCGTATAATAACGCAACCTATCAGTTTGCATCTACATTAAATCCGAACCTGTCTAACGTAGCGTATCGCGAAGTTAGAAAATCTGTGCGTGGAGGCTCTTGGAAAGACGTAGGATACCTGCTGATGAACGGCGCCCGTGATTACGAAAGGAAAGATTCTGCACGAAGCTTTATTGGTTTCAGAACTGTTCAGGATATTCCGGAAGGAACTGCCAAATTCAAAAAAAGAACAAACTAA
- a CDS encoding GldN, translating into MKKVIFLFLSLGFLSVQAQTKRNSANTTPQTNQTAEPEAPVVDTSGAAMDPAEGGVAADEPVNSMSILNAKSPESFRQFRETGMIKQGDSMVSVKKEPLKYGFIEDKDILKSMVVWEIIDMNDKINQPFYHNEDGLVSQNKSLYQLLFDAINDGRITEVYDDEMFQTRLSPDAISARIKNEVMSDAGIDRINEAGTLTEDEKREYTNVYETKTENVKVLKIKGMWYIDRRDSQMKYRLLGIAAMGQDPSTMGQYGPDGQPIASKDELIDLFWVYYPDARNVLANSVVFNSKNLSSDITFDDILNARRFSTIIYKSDNGLGNGVIKDYIPRDADAQLEESERIKAQILEMENDMWNY; encoded by the coding sequence ATGAAAAAGGTCATATTTTTATTTCTTTCTTTAGGTTTCCTGTCAGTACAGGCACAAACGAAAAGAAATTCAGCTAATACAACACCTCAAACAAACCAGACGGCAGAGCCGGAAGCTCCCGTGGTGGATACTTCCGGTGCTGCAATGGATCCTGCAGAAGGCGGCGTTGCGGCGGATGAACCCGTGAACTCAATGTCTATCCTTAATGCGAAATCACCGGAGTCTTTCAGGCAGTTTCGCGAGACAGGTATGATCAAGCAGGGTGATTCAATGGTTTCTGTTAAAAAAGAGCCGTTGAAATATGGCTTTATTGAAGATAAAGACATCCTGAAAAGTATGGTGGTGTGGGAAATCATCGATATGAATGATAAAATTAACCAACCGTTTTATCACAACGAGGACGGTTTGGTTTCACAGAATAAATCTTTGTACCAGCTGCTTTTCGACGCCATTAACGACGGGAGAATTACTGAGGTTTACGATGATGAGATGTTCCAGACAAGATTAAGTCCGGACGCTATTTCAGCTCGTATTAAAAATGAAGTAATGAGTGATGCCGGAATCGACAGAATTAACGAAGCCGGAACACTTACTGAAGACGAAAAAAGAGAATACACCAACGTTTACGAAACAAAAACTGAAAATGTTAAAGTTTTGAAAATCAAAGGGATGTGGTATATCGACCGCCGAGACAGCCAGATGAAATACCGTTTGCTTGGCATCGCGGCAATGGGTCAGGATCCGTCTACAATGGGCCAGTACGGACCAGACGGGCAGCCAATTGCGTCTAAGGATGAATTAATTGATTTGTTCTGGGTGTATTATCCGGATGCGCGCAACGTATTGGCGAATTCAGTGGTATTCAACAGCAAGAACCTTTCTTCCGATATCACTTTTGATGATATTCTTAATGCCAGACGTTTTTCTACGATTATTTATAAGTCGGATAACGGCCTTGGGAATGGTGTGATTAAAGATTACATCCCGCGTGATGCAGATGCTCAGCTTGAAGAAAGTGAGCGTATCAAAGCGCAGATCCTCGAGATGGAGAATGACATGTGGAATTACTAA
- a CDS encoding FAD dependent oxidoreductase produces MMQMLSLKKVSVSKRRSSRWRMTCGITKQHGNNNKPEYLCSGFFIPKLMVNVDYIVVGGGYAGLFFAHQLIKNKKTFVIFTGDRKSASRISAGIVNPVVLKKFTTFWLAKEQIEALHRTLNEISGYTRENYLIRENIQRIFHDENEKDLWLQKSESEELNPYLNPYFKQLDVILNPFGTGTVDQSARLDVNAFFKGLNEYLSAHDHVHEEAFDYTALQDHNYRKFTFKHIVFCEGMGVRKNPFFAEIPVIPNKGHHLKVSLSERLHHQFTLKKKHFLFPLDEKFHYYGGTYDPNERPDEVDAHATQQLRDGLSEFYPHAFEVEEVNFALRPTVKDRRPILGSHPRQPNYYVFNGLGARGILNGCYFSEILFEHIEHGKPLIPEVDLNRFTVKHL; encoded by the coding sequence GTGATGCAGATGCTCAGCTTGAAGAAAGTGAGCGTATCAAAGCGCAGATCCTCGAGATGGAGAATGACATGTGGAATTACTAAACAACACGGAAATAATAATAAACCTGAGTATCTTTGCTCAGGTTTTTTTATACCCAAACTTATGGTAAATGTAGATTATATCGTTGTTGGCGGTGGCTACGCCGGCTTATTTTTCGCCCATCAGCTAATTAAAAATAAGAAAACGTTTGTGATCTTTACAGGTGACCGAAAAAGTGCCTCGAGAATCTCGGCGGGAATCGTTAATCCTGTTGTGTTAAAGAAATTCACGACGTTTTGGCTGGCAAAGGAACAGATCGAAGCGTTACATCGCACCCTCAACGAAATCTCGGGATATACCCGAGAAAATTATCTGATCCGCGAGAATATCCAGCGTATATTTCATGATGAAAACGAAAAGGACTTATGGCTCCAGAAGTCGGAAAGCGAAGAATTAAATCCGTATTTAAATCCGTATTTTAAACAGCTGGATGTAATTCTTAATCCATTCGGGACAGGAACTGTTGATCAGTCGGCAAGGCTCGATGTTAACGCTTTTTTTAAGGGTTTAAATGAGTATCTGAGCGCTCACGACCATGTACATGAAGAAGCATTCGATTATACGGCGCTACAAGATCATAATTATCGAAAATTCACATTCAAACATATCGTTTTCTGCGAAGGGATGGGCGTGAGGAAGAATCCTTTCTTTGCAGAGATCCCTGTAATTCCTAATAAAGGCCATCATCTGAAAGTCAGCCTTTCTGAACGCCTTCATCATCAGTTTACCTTGAAAAAGAAGCATTTTCTTTTTCCGTTAGATGAAAAGTTTCATTATTATGGTGGCACCTACGACCCGAACGAAAGGCCAGACGAAGTTGATGCGCATGCCACGCAACAGCTTCGGGACGGTCTGTCGGAATTTTATCCGCATGCTTTTGAGGTTGAGGAAGTGAATTTCGCTTTGCGTCCAACCGTTAAAGACCGGCGACCTATACTGGGGAGTCATCCGCGTCAGCCGAACTATTATGTATTTAACGGCCTCGGTGCGCGCGGAATTCTGAACGGCTGCTATTTTTCCGAAATCCTGTTTGAACATATCGAACACGGAAAACCGTTAATTCCCGAGGTAGATTTAAACAGATTCACGGTCAAGCATCTGTAG
- a CDS encoding ice-binding protein, translated as MNKFLLLAASVAFMSFSGKAHAQAPTLGAAANFALFTTAGAVTNTGLSHITGDVGTNNAASTNFGNVDGVMQDSNGATSAAAADLLIAYNLLNAAIPTATLAPLLGNGTTLTAGNYFIGQGASLSGTLTLDGGGNSNSVFIFKIQGALSSAANTQVLLTNGALACNVFWKVEGLVDLATNTVMKGNVVANNAAIVLQSGVSLEGRALSTTGAITVTGVTVRKPILCGSAVLTGPVAPNLGTVVCYTIFSGNGALTNAGITYVTGDVGTNVGLTTGFQADNVNGTIHSNPDTSTAQAALDLNNAYTYLNTLPTDIELLYPAAFGQNLVLTPHTYLLNAATVLNGKVTLDAQGNENAVFVIKINGALSTTVNASVELINGAIAKNVFWKVDGAVDLNDYTKFKGSVIGNNGAVIINTGVEIEGRVLSTSGGISTFGINAQMTPGCELLGTGSNTVAIQAAKFYPNPFSSVLNVTMEDLNGGSTLTIYNAAGSQVFSKVLSTKTTSLSMKLPAGVYFYQMIGKNGAKQAGKLIAKP; from the coding sequence ATGAATAAATTTTTACTACTGGCTGCTTCGGTTGCCTTTATGAGCTTCTCAGGCAAGGCTCACGCTCAGGCGCCAACTTTAGGTGCAGCGGCAAACTTTGCCCTTTTCACCACAGCAGGTGCTGTAACCAACACTGGGTTGTCTCATATCACCGGGGATGTGGGAACCAATAACGCGGCCAGCACCAATTTCGGAAATGTGGATGGCGTAATGCAGGATTCAAATGGAGCTACCAGCGCTGCGGCGGCTGACCTTCTAATCGCCTATAACCTGTTAAACGCTGCAATCCCGACTGCTACACTTGCACCACTCTTGGGCAACGGCACTACGCTTACAGCCGGAAATTATTTCATCGGTCAAGGTGCCAGTTTAAGCGGGACGCTTACACTTGACGGTGGCGGGAATTCCAATTCGGTTTTTATTTTTAAAATTCAGGGCGCTTTGTCCTCTGCAGCTAACACACAGGTTCTGCTTACAAACGGCGCACTGGCCTGCAACGTGTTCTGGAAAGTTGAAGGTCTTGTTGACCTGGCTACAAACACGGTTATGAAAGGAAATGTTGTTGCTAACAATGCAGCGATCGTTCTTCAGAGTGGGGTTTCGCTTGAAGGCCGTGCGCTTTCAACTACCGGTGCCATTACAGTTACAGGAGTTACCGTGCGTAAACCTATTCTTTGTGGCTCAGCGGTACTTACAGGTCCTGTTGCACCCAATTTAGGAACTGTGGTTTGTTATACTATTTTCTCCGGAAACGGAGCTTTAACAAATGCGGGAATTACCTATGTTACCGGAGATGTGGGAACTAATGTAGGCTTAACTACAGGTTTCCAGGCCGATAATGTTAATGGTACGATCCATTCGAATCCAGATACTTCAACCGCGCAGGCTGCTTTGGATCTTAACAATGCATATACCTACCTTAACACGCTTCCTACTGATATCGAATTGCTTTACCCAGCAGCCTTTGGACAGAATCTTGTGTTGACTCCGCATACTTATTTATTGAATGCAGCTACTGTATTGAATGGTAAAGTAACACTTGACGCACAGGGTAATGAGAATGCAGTGTTTGTAATTAAGATCAACGGAGCTTTATCCACTACGGTTAATGCGTCTGTAGAACTTATCAACGGTGCAATTGCAAAGAATGTTTTCTGGAAAGTTGACGGAGCAGTAGATCTTAATGATTACACCAAATTCAAAGGATCAGTTATCGGTAACAATGGTGCTGTGATTATAAATACCGGCGTAGAGATTGAAGGTCGTGTGCTGAGCACTAGCGGTGGAATTTCAACATTCGGCATCAACGCACAAATGACTCCGGGTTGCGAACTTTTGGGAACAGGATCTAATACAGTTGCAATACAGGCGGCGAAGTTTTATCCAAACCCGTTTTCATCAGTTTTAAATGTAACCATGGAAGATTTGAACGGGGGTTCAACGCTTACGATATATAATGCAGCAGGAAGCCAGGTTTTCAGCAAGGTTTTATCAACTAAGACGACATCGTTGTCAATGAAACTTCCGGCTGGAGTTTATTTCTACCAAATGATCGGTAAAAACGGAGCAAAGCAGGCAGGTAAACTGATTGCTAAGCCATAA